GTACCCGGAGGGGCGGTGACCGCAGGAACCAGCGACCCTCCGTCGATCAGACCGCCCGTCGGTATCAGATACGCGCCGAAGGGACCGAGCGCACCCGCCTGGTTGATGACGACCTGGTCGGCAGGAACCGAGATGCCGAGCTGGTTCGACGAGCCGTTGATGGTCATATTGAATCGACCGCTGTAGACCGCGTAACGCGCATCGACGAAAACCGCCCACTTGTGCTTGAACGTGATCTCGACACCGCCGCCGAAGTGGTATTCCGGGGTGCTCGGGGCATCGACCTTGATTCCTCTGAGGCTCTGAAAACCCGACGGCTGCAGGAAGCTCTCGCCGCCGATCGAGAATCCGGTAAGTCGCGCGAAACCGCCGAGAGAGTTCTCGAGGTTGATCGAAAGCTGATCGAGCTCGGAGCTCGGCGTGTACGTATTCAGCACGTACCCGATGCCGGCGCAAAGGTACGGGTTGAACGTAGCCTTGGGACGAAACCGATAGCCACCGGTGATCTGGAGCGGGATCTGCTTCAGCGTCCCCGCATTGACGTTGAAGATACGAAAGCCGAAGTCCTGCAAGTTGGGAATCGGTGCGCCCGTGAATTCGGCCTGCACTTCGACGTTAGCGACGTCGGCCTGGCGATAGCCGGCCGACCCCTCGATATACCAGTTCCTCGTGAACGCGTAGCTCGCCGTGACCGTCCCGCCGAGTCCGCCGTTGACACCGAAGTTCGAGAACGCGGCGGAGTCGTTGCGCGGGTCCTCGATGGTGTTGAAAAAGCTACCGTCGGTGTTGAACAGCGTACGCACATTCGCCGATGGGCTCTGCGCCTGGTCGGTCGTGCTCGTCCCGGAGATGCTAAGTCCCAGGCGCCACTTCTTCTCGATCTCTTCCGCGCGCACACCGCGAACGGACACGAGGACGGCGATCGCCGTCACGCCCCCTACCAAGGCAATCCGCGCTCTTCTCACGTTGGACGACCCCCGCCGGCCGGCACTTCGTTCGGGAATTCCCCGTCGAGTGAACGGGGTTTATACCGTGCGCACGCGGAACGCGTCAAGGCGGAACGACCCGTGTTGCTGCGTTTCTTCCGCGCCCGCACTCACCAAAAAAAAGGCCCGCCGCATTCGCGGCGGGCCTTCAACAAGGTCCCGGCAACGTCCTACTCTCCCACGCAGTTGCCCACGCAGTACCATCGGCGCTGAGAGGCTTAACGACCGTGTTCGGAATGGGAACGGGTGTGGCCCCCTCGCTATGGTCACCGGGAAACTGAATAGTCAGGTTCGGCGTTTGCTACGCCGCACCAAGGCTTGCGAATGATGGCAAGTCTATGGTCAAGCCTCACGGCCGATTAGTACCGGTAAGCTGAATGCGTTGCCGCACGTACACCTCCGGCCTATCAACCTCGTCGTCTTCGAGGGGCCTTTAGCCGCTTACGCGGAGGGATACCTCATCTTTGGGTGGGCTTCGTGCTTAGATGCCTTCAGCGCTTATCCTTTCCGGACACAGCTACCCAGCGCTGCCCCTGGCGGGACAACTGGAACACTGGAGGTCCGTGGTTTCCGGTCCTCTCGTACTAGGAAACCATCCCATCAAGTATCCTGCGCCCACAGTAGATAGGGACCGAACTGTCTCACGACGTTCTGAACCCAGCTCACGTACCGCTTTAATCGGCGAACAGCCGAACCCTTGGGACCTACTTCAGCCCCAGGATGCGATGAGCCGACATCGAGGTGCCAAACCTTGTCGTCGATGTGAACTCTTGGACAAGATAAGCCTGTTATCCCCGGCGTACCTTTTATCCGTTGAGCGACGGCCCTTCCATACAGAACCGCCGGATCACTAAGCCCTGCTTTCGCACCTGCTCGACTTGTGGGTCTCGCAGTCAAGCGCCCTTGTGCCTTTGCACTCTACGGCTGATTTCCAAACAGCCTGAGGGCACCTTCGGGCGCCTCCGTTACAATTTAGGAGGCGACCGCCCCAGTCAAACTACCCGCCAAGCAATGTCCTCGGGCCCGATTCAGGACCCTGAGTTAGAACCCCAGAACCACGAGGGTGGTATCTCACCGTTGGCTCCACGAAAGCTAGCGCCCTCGCTTCAAAGCCTCCCACCTATGCTGCACACGCAGCGCCGAAGTTCACTGCCAGGTTGTAGTAAAGGTGCACGGGGTCTTTCCGTCTAGCTGCGGGAAACCGGCATCTTCACCGGTGCTACAGATTCGCTGAGCCGCCCTCCGAGACAGCGCCCAGATCGTTACGCCATTCGTGCAGGTCGGAACTTACCCGACAAGGAATTTCGCTACCTTAGGACCGTTATAGTTACGGCCGCCGTTTACCGGGGCTTCGATTCAGAGCTTCGCCTTGCGGCTGACCCCTCCTCTTGACCTTCCGGCACCTGGCAGGCGTCAGACCCTATACGTCGTCTTTGTTACTTCGCAGAGTCCTGTGTTTTTGTTAAACAGTCGCCTGGGCCATTTCACTGCGACCCCCTCGGGCTATGAACCCTACCGGGGCACCCCTTCTCCCGAAGTTACGGGGCTATTTTGCCGAGTTCCTTAGAGGGCGTTCTCTCACGCGCCTTGGGATATTCTCCCCGTCTACCAGTGTCGGTTTGCGGTACGGTCAGCCTGGGTACTCCTTAGAGGTTTTTCTCGGCAGCGTGAAGTCAGCAAGTTGGTTTGGCCGAAGCCGCACTTCCTGGCCTACCTCGGTGTATTGGTCGCCGGATTTGCCTAACGACCCACCTTGTCAGCCACCGGGCATTTCCAACCGCCCGTATGCTTATCCTTCTGCGTCACCCCATCGTGATAACGTCCCCAGACCGGTGCAG
The Candidatus Polarisedimenticolaceae bacterium DNA segment above includes these coding regions:
- a CDS encoding outer membrane beta-barrel protein, whose translation is MTAIAVLVSVRGVRAEEIEKKWRLGLSISGTSTTDQAQSPSANVRTLFNTDGSFFNTIEDPRNDSAAFSNFGVNGGLGGTVTASYAFTRNWYIEGSAGYRQADVANVEVQAEFTGAPIPNLQDFGFRIFNVNAGTLKQIPLQITGGYRFRPKATFNPYLCAGIGYVLNTYTPSSELDQLSINLENSLGGFARLTGFSIGGESFLQPSGFQSLRGIKVDAPSTPEYHFGGGVEITFKHKWAVFVDARYAVYSGRFNMTINGSSNQLGISVPADQVVINQAGALGPFGAYLIPTGGLIDGGSLVPAVTAPPGTNCATQPFLCQLTGPKDGIPDPGYYYVHAGSIRWDGATLNIGVKYTF